One Rhizobiales bacterium GAS188 DNA window includes the following coding sequences:
- a CDS encoding phosphonate transport system permease protein, translating into MSTARPGFGDLGRIAEEHADLIRGAERKAWRQLSTGFALLALLALGLWWIDFGVLRMLTGLARFGQILIRMLPPSPGDFARFLIYGQALIETLGLALIGTLAAAVIALPLGLLAARNVTGSAVLHFVLRRGFDIIRGIDRFVWALIFVRVVGLGPFAGALAIAVSNIGSFGKLFSETFESADRRPVEGVLSTGGGSLHAVRFAILPEVAPVILSQILYYFESDTRSATVIGIVGAGGIGLFLYEEIRVLEWTHVAFLILMILVTVALIDALSGILRRWFIGKRPQAKPARA; encoded by the coding sequence ATGAGCACGGCACGCCCCGGCTTCGGCGATCTCGGCCGCATCGCCGAGGAACATGCCGACCTCATCCGCGGCGCCGAACGCAAAGCGTGGCGCCAGCTCTCGACCGGCTTCGCGCTTTTGGCGCTCCTGGCGCTCGGGCTGTGGTGGATCGATTTCGGCGTCTTGCGCATGCTGACCGGGCTCGCGCGCTTCGGCCAGATCCTGATCCGCATGCTGCCGCCTTCGCCCGGCGATTTCGCCCGCTTCCTGATCTATGGGCAGGCGCTCATCGAGACGCTTGGGCTTGCGCTCATCGGCACGCTTGCCGCCGCCGTCATCGCCTTGCCGCTCGGCCTGCTGGCGGCCCGCAACGTCACGGGCAGCGCCGTCCTGCATTTTGTCCTGCGGCGCGGCTTCGACATCATTCGCGGCATCGACCGCTTCGTCTGGGCGCTGATCTTTGTGCGCGTCGTTGGCCTCGGGCCCTTCGCGGGCGCGCTTGCCATCGCGGTGTCGAATATCGGCTCCTTCGGCAAGCTCTTCTCGGAAACCTTCGAGAGCGCCGATCGCCGGCCCGTCGAAGGCGTGCTCTCGACCGGCGGGGGCAGTCTGCATGCCGTCAGATTCGCCATTCTGCCGGAGGTCGCGCCGGTCATCCTCAGCCAGATCCTCTATTACTTCGAATCCGACACCCGCTCGGCGACCGTGATCGGCATTGTCGGGGCCGGCGGCATCGGCCTCTTTCTCTATGAGGAGATCCGCGTCCTCGAATGGACGCATGTCGCCTTCCTGATCCTGATGATCCTGGTGACCGTGGCGCTGATCGACGCCCTCTCCGGCATCCTCAGGCGCTGGTTCATCGGCAAGCGACCGCAGGCAAAGCCCGCTCGCGCCTGA
- a CDS encoding phosphonate transport system substrate-binding protein, with amino-acid sequence MTTRRTTLAAIAATCVLSGASLAVDTSHAEDWHAKYPELVFAVVPAENASGVVDRWTPFVSYLSKELGTKVTLRVANDYAAVIEGQRAGNIQIGYYGPASYSRATIVGAKIEPFAIDVNSDGTKGYYSVFYVKANSPYQKIEELKGKNLGLVDPNSTSGNNMPRFALHNMGIEADTYFGHVVYAGSHENALTALQQGTVDVAANWWNADDDSNLTRMVNKGMLKKEDFRIIFKSPLIINSPYAYLSDLPPELKEAIRKAFFEAATKDKAAYDKLSDGKNRPWEPITHQDYLPTIDMVKFVDSLRKS; translated from the coding sequence ATGACCACTCGTCGAACGACCCTCGCCGCCATCGCGGCGACCTGTGTACTGAGCGGCGCAAGTCTTGCTGTAGACACGAGCCATGCCGAGGATTGGCATGCGAAATATCCCGAGCTCGTCTTCGCCGTCGTGCCCGCCGAGAACGCCTCCGGGGTGGTCGACCGCTGGACGCCCTTCGTGAGCTATTTGTCGAAGGAGCTCGGCACCAAGGTGACCTTGCGCGTCGCCAACGACTATGCGGCGGTGATCGAGGGCCAGCGCGCCGGCAATATCCAGATCGGCTATTACGGCCCGGCCTCCTATTCACGCGCCACCATCGTCGGCGCCAAGATCGAGCCCTTCGCCATCGACGTGAACAGCGACGGCACCAAGGGCTATTATTCGGTGTTCTATGTGAAGGCGAACTCGCCCTACCAGAAGATCGAGGAGCTGAAGGGCAAGAATCTCGGCCTCGTCGATCCGAACTCGACCTCGGGCAACAACATGCCGCGCTTCGCCCTGCACAATATGGGCATCGAGGCCGACACCTATTTCGGTCACGTGGTCTATGCCGGCAGCCATGAGAATGCGCTGACCGCGCTGCAGCAGGGCACCGTCGACGTGGCGGCCAATTGGTGGAACGCCGACGATGATTCCAACCTGACCCGCATGGTCAACAAGGGCATGCTGAAGAAGGAAGATTTCCGCATCATCTTCAAGTCGCCGCTGATCATCAACTCGCCTTACGCCTATCTCTCCGACCTGCCGCCGGAGCTCAAGGAGGCGATCCGCAAGGCCTTCTTCGAAGCGGCGACCAAGGACAAGGCGGCCTATGACAAGCTCTCGGACGGCAAGAACCGCCCTTGGGAGCCGATCACCCATCAGGACTACTTGCCGACCATCGACATGGTGAAGTTCGTCGATTCGCTGCGCAAGAGCTGA
- a CDS encoding phosphonate transport system ATP-binding protein, with the protein MLEVQSLSKQFGAKFAVANVSLTVREGAFIGVIGRSGAGKSTLLRAINRLSDATSGRVLWKGEDVTTLKGRKLDAWRSRCAMIFQQFNLVGRLDVLTNVLMGRLNHTPSWRAVSNLWTARDRSIALSALAQFDMATLATQRAEELSGGQQQRVAIARALVQEPELILADEPIASLDPRNTKVVMDALQRINRHFGLTVLCNLHSLDLARGYCDRLIGMAQGRIVFDGAPGELTEAAARELYGIEANEVLEAGEAPAMAGEATPALA; encoded by the coding sequence ATGCTCGAAGTCCAAAGTCTCAGCAAGCAGTTCGGCGCCAAATTCGCGGTCGCGAATGTGTCGCTCACGGTCCGTGAAGGCGCCTTCATCGGCGTCATCGGGCGCTCCGGGGCCGGCAAGTCGACCTTGCTGCGCGCCATCAACCGCCTCAGCGACGCGACCAGCGGGCGCGTGCTCTGGAAGGGCGAGGACGTCACGACGCTGAAGGGGCGAAAGCTCGACGCCTGGCGCTCGCGCTGCGCCATGATCTTCCAGCAATTCAATCTCGTCGGAAGGCTCGACGTCCTAACCAATGTGCTGATGGGACGCTTGAACCACACGCCGAGCTGGCGCGCCGTCAGCAATCTGTGGACAGCCCGCGACCGCTCGATCGCGCTCTCGGCGCTGGCGCAATTCGACATGGCGACGCTCGCGACGCAGCGCGCCGAAGAGCTGTCGGGCGGCCAACAGCAGCGCGTCGCCATCGCGCGCGCCTTGGTGCAGGAGCCGGAGCTGATCCTCGCCGACGAGCCGATCGCCTCACTCGATCCGCGCAACACCAAGGTGGTGATGGACGCGCTGCAGCGCATCAACCGGCATTTCGGGCTGACCGTGCTGTGCAACCTGCATTCGCTCGATCTCGCACGCGGCTATTGCGACCGCCTCATCGGCATGGCGCAAGGCCGCATCGTCTTCGACGGGGCGCCCGGCGAGCTGACCGAGGCGGCTGCACGCGAGCTCTACGGGATCGAGGCCAATGAAGTCCTGGAAGCGGGCGAAGCGCCAGCCATGGCAGGCGAAGCCACGCCTGCCCTTGCCTGA
- a CDS encoding phosphonate transport system permease protein, with the protein MASHQILLPPGQLAPLEADYAKARSAKRFAAVLVLVGLAIAMLGAGHVSEIDLAKLWTHRGEFGDYFNRIFTLDTGGRTWSDPVEWFWNLKRWSVLLVETVVMSYVGTALGFIVGLPLCFAASANLSSNPWVRGIAKRLLELLRTVPDLVFALIFVEAFGLGPLAGVLALALHSTGALGKLFSEFVENVDMKPVEGVIASGGGKLAAIRFGVLPQVLSGFASYTLLRFEINVREAAVLGYVGAGGIGEKLIEAIRKFYYTDVSAILILLIATVFLIDMGTDRLRAGLSRAIVK; encoded by the coding sequence GTGGCCAGCCACCAGATCCTGCTGCCGCCCGGGCAGCTCGCCCCGCTCGAGGCGGATTATGCCAAGGCGCGCTCGGCCAAGCGTTTCGCCGCTGTCCTCGTCCTCGTCGGCCTGGCGATCGCGATGCTGGGCGCAGGCCATGTCTCCGAGATCGATCTCGCCAAGCTGTGGACCCATCGCGGCGAATTCGGCGACTATTTCAACCGGATCTTCACGCTCGACACTGGCGGCCGGACCTGGAGCGATCCGGTCGAATGGTTCTGGAACCTGAAGCGCTGGTCGGTGCTGCTCGTCGAGACCGTCGTCATGTCCTATGTGGGCACGGCGCTCGGCTTCATCGTCGGCCTGCCGCTGTGCTTTGCGGCCAGCGCCAATCTGTCGTCGAACCCTTGGGTCAGGGGCATCGCCAAGCGCCTGCTCGAATTGCTGCGCACCGTGCCCGATCTCGTCTTCGCGTTGATCTTCGTCGAGGCCTTCGGGCTCGGCCCGCTCGCCGGCGTGCTGGCGCTGGCGCTGCATTCGACCGGAGCGCTCGGCAAGCTGTTCAGCGAATTCGTCGAGAATGTCGACATGAAGCCGGTCGAAGGCGTCATCGCCTCGGGCGGCGGCAAGCTCGCGGCGATCCGTTTCGGTGTGCTGCCGCAAGTGCTGTCGGGATTTGCGAGCTACACGCTGCTGCGCTTCGAGATCAATGTGCGCGAGGCGGCCGTGCTCGGCTATGTGGGCGCCGGCGGCATCGGCGAAAAGCTGATCGAGGCGATCCGCAAATTCTACTACACCGACGTCTCGGCCATCCTGATCCTCCTGATCGCGACGGTGTTCCTCATCGATATGGGCACCGACCGCCTGCGCGCCGGCCTGTCGAGGGCGATCGTCAAATGA